In Luteitalea sp. TBR-22, one genomic interval encodes:
- a CDS encoding FAD-dependent oxidoreductase — MKNPALLVVDDDPQVLAAVRRDLRSRYRDKWAIVSASSGEEALEAMKEMKAQGDALALLLSDQRMPGMHGTELLTRSREVYPIARRVLLTAYSDIDAAVRAINDAHLDHYLSKPWGPPEERLYPVLDDLLDAWQADYLPEATGLRLVGHQWSPRSHAIKDFLASNLIPYRWVDVARSPDAAPLLEAGSLDSEDLPALFFEDGTVLRSPEPRQVAEHLGRPLAATFDLYDLVIVGAGPAGLAAAVYGASEGLRTLMLDRHAPGGQAGTSSRIENYLGFPAGVSGNELTRRAVAQAQRLGAECLVPIEVTGLEIEGGYKRLHLADGRQLVTRTLLAATGMAYREHPAPGIAEHTGAGVYYGAATTEAAVFTGKRVVVVGGGNSAGQGAMHLSRYAANVDIVIRGASLQATMSQYLIDQIAKTPNIRLRAGTEICGVEGDEHVERVSFSSVGSGVVSVEPVDAVFVFIGARPRSEWLPAEVLRDDRGFVLTGRDLMAAPSCARVWKEAREPLPLETSVPGVFAAGDIRANAMNRVASAVGEGSMVVRFVHEYLALT, encoded by the coding sequence GTGAAGAATCCTGCGCTGCTGGTCGTCGACGACGACCCGCAGGTGCTCGCCGCCGTCCGCCGCGACCTGCGCAGCCGCTACCGCGACAAGTGGGCCATCGTCAGCGCCTCGTCAGGCGAGGAAGCCCTCGAGGCGATGAAGGAGATGAAGGCGCAGGGCGACGCGCTGGCGCTGCTCCTCAGCGACCAGCGGATGCCCGGCATGCACGGCACCGAGTTGCTGACGCGATCGCGCGAGGTCTACCCGATCGCCCGGCGCGTGCTGTTGACGGCCTACTCCGACATCGACGCCGCCGTGCGCGCGATCAACGACGCGCACCTCGATCACTATCTCTCCAAGCCGTGGGGGCCGCCCGAGGAGCGCCTGTATCCGGTCCTCGACGACCTGCTCGACGCCTGGCAGGCCGACTACCTGCCCGAGGCGACGGGCCTGCGGCTTGTCGGCCACCAGTGGTCGCCCCGGTCGCATGCCATCAAGGACTTCCTCGCGAGCAACCTGATCCCGTATCGCTGGGTGGACGTGGCGCGCAGCCCCGACGCGGCGCCGTTGCTCGAGGCGGGTTCCCTGGACTCCGAGGACCTGCCGGCGCTGTTCTTCGAGGACGGCACGGTGCTGCGCAGCCCCGAGCCACGCCAGGTGGCCGAGCACCTGGGGCGACCGCTCGCCGCGACGTTCGACCTCTACGACCTGGTGATCGTCGGGGCCGGCCCCGCCGGGCTGGCGGCGGCGGTCTACGGCGCCTCGGAGGGCTTGCGGACCCTGATGCTGGACCGCCACGCGCCAGGCGGGCAGGCGGGCACCAGCTCACGCATCGAGAACTATCTCGGATTCCCTGCCGGCGTGAGCGGCAACGAACTGACGCGTCGCGCCGTGGCCCAGGCGCAGCGGCTCGGCGCCGAGTGCCTCGTGCCGATCGAGGTCACCGGCCTCGAGATCGAGGGCGGCTACAAGCGACTGCACCTGGCAGACGGCCGGCAACTGGTCACCCGGACGCTGCTGGCGGCCACCGGCATGGCGTATCGCGAGCACCCGGCGCCAGGCATCGCGGAACACACCGGCGCCGGGGTCTACTACGGCGCCGCGACGACCGAGGCGGCCGTGTTCACGGGCAAGCGGGTGGTGGTGGTCGGCGGTGGCAATTCAGCGGGGCAGGGGGCCATGCACCTGTCGCGCTACGCCGCGAACGTGGACATCGTCATCCGCGGTGCGTCACTGCAGGCCACCATGTCGCAGTACCTGATCGACCAGATCGCCAAGACGCCGAACATCCGGCTGCGCGCCGGTACGGAGATCTGCGGCGTCGAGGGCGACGAGCACGTCGAGCGCGTGTCGTTCTCGTCGGTGGGCTCCGGCGTCGTCTCGGTCGAGCCCGTCGACGCGGTGTTCGTGTTCATCGGCGCCCGGCCGCGCAGCGAGTGGCTGCCGGCGGAGGTGCTGCGCGACGATCGCGGGTTCGTCCTCACGGGCCGCGACCTGATGGCGGCACCGTCGTGCGCCCGCGTGTGGAAGGAAGCCCGCGAGCCGTTGCCGCTCGAGACCAGCGTCCCTGGCGTGTTCGCGGCCGGCGACATCCGCGCCAACGCGATGAACCGCGTCGCGTCGGCCGTGGGCGAAGGCTCGATGGTCGTGCGCTTCGTGCACGAATACCTGGCCCTCACCTAG
- a CDS encoding VWA domain-containing protein has product MRRLPVVAAIVVLAFTAVRAQAPAPTPAQPTFRGGTTLVEVSAVVTRDGKAVTDLRADEVTVLDNGKPQPLVAFERVDLGGGEQPSQRRDFVLVLDDWHIHPTRTAPAAEAALAFVDALGPHDRLAVVNTGPGELALDLTTDREPARALIRRFRGQKTGGTPMEAEFRTRRAMEVLGHVAESVRSDAAERRAILLVSEGHDGFVQERNVRLTPLGQATFTDYLEVLREAALSNVAIYTVDPRGLRAPGTAHIPSAQMVNMGGSDSPQFTQATQISNGEIFGSLSMLARNTGGVQTLWTNDLTKVFPQLLQDSRQYYRLAYAQPEPAAGKKQPESRSIEVKVARRGVEIRARQRYAPAAGS; this is encoded by the coding sequence ATGCGTCGTCTGCCCGTCGTCGCCGCCATCGTCGTCCTCGCCTTCACTGCGGTGCGTGCGCAGGCGCCCGCGCCTACTCCAGCGCAACCCACCTTCCGCGGCGGTACCACGCTCGTCGAGGTGTCCGCTGTCGTCACGCGCGACGGCAAGGCCGTCACCGACCTGCGCGCCGATGAAGTGACGGTGCTCGACAACGGCAAGCCTCAGCCGCTGGTCGCCTTTGAACGCGTCGATCTCGGAGGTGGCGAGCAGCCCTCGCAGCGGCGCGACTTCGTGCTCGTGCTCGACGACTGGCACATCCACCCGACGCGGACCGCGCCGGCGGCCGAGGCCGCCCTGGCCTTCGTCGATGCGCTCGGGCCGCACGACCGCCTGGCGGTGGTGAACACCGGGCCGGGTGAACTCGCGCTGGACCTCACCACCGACCGTGAGCCGGCCCGCGCGCTGATCCGCCGGTTCCGCGGCCAGAAGACTGGCGGGACGCCGATGGAGGCGGAGTTCCGGACGCGACGGGCGATGGAGGTCCTCGGCCACGTCGCCGAATCGGTGCGTTCGGATGCCGCCGAGCGGCGCGCCATCCTGCTCGTGAGCGAGGGGCACGACGGCTTCGTGCAGGAGCGCAATGTCCGCCTCACGCCATTGGGGCAGGCCACGTTCACCGACTACCTGGAGGTGCTGCGGGAGGCCGCCCTGAGCAACGTGGCCATCTACACGGTCGACCCGCGCGGGCTGCGCGCGCCGGGCACCGCGCACATCCCCTCGGCCCAGATGGTCAACATGGGCGGCTCCGACAGTCCGCAGTTCACACAGGCGACGCAGATCTCCAACGGCGAGATATTCGGCAGCCTGTCGATGCTGGCCAGGAACACCGGCGGCGTGCAGACGCTGTGGACCAACGACCTCACGAAGGTGTTCCCGCAACTGCTGCAGGACAGTCGTCAGTACTACCGGCTCGCCTACGCACAGCCGGAACCGGCGGCAGGGAAGAAGCAGCCCGAGTCACGGAGCATCGAGGTCAAGGTGGCGCGCCGGGGCGTGGAGATCCGGGCGCGGCAGCGGTACGCGCCGGCCGCCGGCAGCTAG
- a CDS encoding oligogalacturonate lyase family protein, giving the protein MRTPPLLVAVALALLASAPPSAAQVGRDWGIEQQTYVDPVTGVTVREIATTGTSDNLYFHVSNFTADNRYLLFTSTRTGTSQLYRADVGTGRLVQLTDDPAGTSRGATPDHTNPRRVYLQRGVVIVALDIETFTEHTVGTIPGVAVGGFGQPSLNGAGTHLALSVQRDEGTWEIGRMDVRTGEYRTVITQGFRIGHVQHSPTDDRIFYVWETGGYAPQRTWVVDADGRRNRPFYARTDQKTWVTPLKEWITHEAWIAGTGELTLINDKQGVMIADKDGSARMVKEGDYWHVAARPDGRFLVVDDNKGRLWLLETATGAMRLLATGIRDAVRAVHAHASFDRQGDYVQFHTGRTRETVALIDLRTLPPLAWR; this is encoded by the coding sequence ATGCGCACCCCGCCTCTTCTCGTTGCCGTCGCCCTCGCCCTGCTCGCATCCGCGCCGCCCTCGGCCGCGCAGGTCGGGCGCGACTGGGGCATCGAGCAGCAGACGTACGTCGATCCCGTCACTGGCGTCACCGTCCGGGAGATCGCGACGACGGGGACGAGCGACAACCTGTACTTCCACGTCTCGAACTTCACGGCCGACAACCGCTATCTGCTGTTCACGTCGACGCGGACCGGCACGTCGCAGCTCTATCGCGCCGACGTCGGGACCGGCCGCCTCGTGCAACTCACCGACGACCCGGCGGGCACCTCGCGCGGCGCGACGCCCGACCACACCAACCCGCGCCGCGTGTACCTGCAGCGCGGCGTGGTCATCGTCGCGCTCGACATCGAGACCTTCACCGAGCACACGGTCGGCACGATTCCCGGGGTGGCCGTCGGGGGCTTCGGGCAACCATCGCTGAACGGCGCCGGCACGCACCTCGCCCTCTCGGTGCAGCGCGACGAAGGCACGTGGGAGATCGGGCGCATGGACGTGCGGACGGGGGAGTACCGCACGGTGATCACGCAGGGCTTCCGCATCGGGCACGTGCAGCACAGTCCGACCGACGACCGCATCTTCTACGTCTGGGAAACAGGCGGCTACGCACCGCAGCGTACCTGGGTCGTCGACGCCGACGGCCGCCGCAACCGCCCGTTCTACGCGCGCACCGACCAGAAGACGTGGGTGACGCCGCTGAAAGAGTGGATCACCCACGAGGCGTGGATTGCGGGGACGGGCGAGCTCACCCTCATCAACGACAAGCAGGGCGTGATGATCGCGGACAAGGACGGCAGCGCGCGCATGGTGAAGGAAGGCGACTACTGGCATGTCGCCGCGCGTCCCGACGGCCGTTTCCTCGTCGTGGACGACAACAAGGGCCGTCTGTGGCTGCTCGAGACTGCGACCGGAGCGATGCGGCTGCTTGCCACCGGCATCCGCGACGCCGTGCGGGCCGTCCACGCGCACGCGTCGTTCGATCGGCAAGGCGACTACGTGCAGTTCCACACCGGCCGGACGCGCGAGACCGTCGCGCTCATCGACCTGCGCACGCTGCCGCCCCTCGCGTGGCGCTGA
- the glgP gene encoding alpha-glucan family phosphorylase — translation MSDSPVLPERIAGLHDLATDLWWVWHRDAREVFRRLDYKVWRLTAHNPVRMLRLVAPERLAAAAADPAFLALYDEAMRQLQSARAGEQTWWAERSDMGRSRPIAYFSAEFALHQSLPIYAGGLGVLAGDHCKEASDLGLPFVGVGFMYPQGYFHQSVTADGWQEEIYEQINWENAATQPARAADGSELVIAVPLGNRTVLVSVWQVKLGGISLYLMDTNLPENAPWDRELSARLYGGDRETRVQQEIILGIGGVRILRALGYEPAVWHLNEGHAGFVVLERIRELLEQGRSFEEAHEEVRRTTVFTTHTPVPAGHDAFPFHMVETHLAGCWGGLGAHREDFLALGRYDNGSGTLFNMTALAMRSAAGVNAVSQLHGEVTREMWAPLIEELPRQDEPVKAVTNGVHLTNWLSLELTRTLDKYLPADWRAHHDDPAIWEAVRSIPDEVLWETREKMRSYMYNFVRERIRERWVRENIAPPRVLAGGTFLGQHALTIGFARRMTMYKRPDLIFHDPDRLARLLNDPKRPVQIVFAGKAHPADEGGKHALQGIYRRALDPRFGGRIAFVEDYDLHVAHYLVQGCDVWLNNPRKPLEASGTSGMKAAANGVLNVSIGDGWWPEGFAGGNGWLIDPGVEHGDPSAQDAADADALYRLLENEVVPAFYDRDDHDVPHRWVGMVKESIRTVAPQFCTRRMLKEYVERMYMPAFEHSMGKGK, via the coding sequence ATGTCCGATTCCCCCGTCCTCCCCGAACGCATCGCCGGCCTGCACGACCTCGCCACGGATTTGTGGTGGGTGTGGCACCGCGACGCGCGCGAGGTGTTCCGCCGCCTCGATTACAAGGTGTGGCGGCTGACCGCCCACAACCCGGTCCGGATGCTCCGCCTCGTCGCTCCCGAGCGACTGGCCGCGGCCGCCGCCGACCCGGCGTTCCTGGCGCTGTACGACGAGGCGATGCGGCAACTGCAGTCGGCGCGGGCCGGCGAGCAGACCTGGTGGGCCGAGCGCAGTGACATGGGCCGATCGCGGCCGATCGCCTACTTCTCGGCCGAGTTCGCGCTGCACCAGTCGCTGCCCATCTACGCGGGCGGCCTCGGCGTGCTCGCCGGTGACCACTGCAAGGAAGCCTCCGACCTCGGGCTGCCGTTCGTCGGGGTGGGCTTCATGTACCCGCAGGGCTACTTCCATCAGAGCGTCACGGCCGACGGCTGGCAGGAAGAGATCTACGAGCAGATCAACTGGGAGAACGCCGCGACGCAGCCGGCCCGCGCCGCGGACGGCTCGGAACTGGTGATCGCCGTTCCCCTCGGCAACCGCACCGTGCTGGTGTCGGTGTGGCAGGTCAAGCTGGGTGGCATCTCGCTGTACCTGATGGACACCAACCTGCCCGAGAACGCGCCCTGGGATCGGGAGCTCTCGGCCCGCCTGTACGGCGGCGACCGGGAGACGCGCGTCCAGCAGGAGATCATCCTCGGCATCGGTGGCGTCCGCATCCTTCGGGCGCTCGGGTACGAGCCGGCCGTGTGGCACCTCAACGAGGGCCACGCCGGCTTCGTCGTCCTGGAGCGGATTCGGGAGTTGCTCGAGCAGGGCCGCTCGTTCGAGGAAGCGCACGAGGAAGTGCGCAGGACGACGGTGTTCACCACCCACACGCCGGTCCCGGCGGGCCACGACGCCTTCCCGTTCCACATGGTGGAGACGCACCTGGCCGGGTGCTGGGGCGGCCTCGGCGCGCACCGCGAGGACTTCCTGGCACTGGGCCGGTACGACAACGGCAGCGGCACCCTGTTCAACATGACGGCCCTGGCGATGCGCAGCGCGGCAGGCGTCAACGCCGTCAGCCAGCTGCACGGCGAGGTGACGCGCGAGATGTGGGCGCCCCTCATCGAGGAACTGCCCAGGCAGGACGAGCCGGTGAAGGCGGTGACCAACGGCGTCCACCTCACCAACTGGCTGTCGCTCGAACTGACCCGCACGCTCGACAAGTACCTGCCCGCCGACTGGCGCGCCCACCACGACGACCCGGCCATCTGGGAAGCCGTGCGGTCGATCCCCGACGAGGTGCTGTGGGAGACCCGCGAGAAGATGCGGTCCTACATGTACAACTTCGTGCGCGAGCGGATCCGCGAGCGCTGGGTCCGCGAGAACATCGCGCCGCCCCGCGTCCTGGCCGGCGGCACCTTCCTCGGCCAGCACGCGCTGACGATCGGCTTTGCCCGCCGCATGACGATGTACAAGCGGCCGGACCTGATCTTCCACGACCCGGACCGCCTGGCGCGCCTGCTCAACGACCCGAAGCGGCCGGTGCAGATCGTCTTCGCCGGCAAGGCGCACCCGGCCGACGAGGGCGGCAAGCACGCCCTGCAGGGCATCTACCGGCGGGCCCTCGACCCGCGCTTCGGCGGGCGCATCGCCTTCGTCGAGGACTACGACCTGCACGTCGCGCACTACCTGGTGCAGGGCTGCGACGTGTGGCTGAACAACCCGCGCAAGCCGCTCGAGGCGAGCGGCACGAGCGGCATGAAGGCGGCGGCCAACGGCGTGCTCAACGTGAGCATCGGCGACGGCTGGTGGCCCGAGGGGTTCGCGGGCGGCAACGGCTGGCTGATCGACCCGGGCGTCGAGCACGGCGACCCGTCGGCACAGGACGCCGCCGACGCCGACGCGCTCTACCGGTTGCTCGAGAACGAGGTGGTGCCGGCCTTCTACGACCGCGACGACCACGACGTGCCGCACCGCTGGGTGGGCATGGTGAAGGAGTCGATCCGCACGGTGGCGCCGCAGTTCTGCACGCGCCGGATGCTGAAGGAGTACGTCGAGCGGATGTACATGCCGGCGTTCGAGCACAGCATGGGAAAAGGCAAGTAG
- a CDS encoding sensor histidine kinase — MSPSELVDQLTTHTVLSAAPREELAWLADHGVVRQLATGDVLSARDATVAGMYVLLAGHIAMFVQRPSGREKTMEWRTGDVLGALPYSRLSSPPGDTIAQEPSTLLAIDRSLFPALIGECHQVTAILVHRMVDRARLFTSSDLRTEKMASLGKLSAGLAHELNNPAAAIERSAAVLDDRLAQAERATRVLCKARLDEEQLAAIEAMRSSCLASRAGGVLSPLQRAEREETLADWLAAHALDETLSPLLAETAVTLDALDRIAGQVDGDALDAVLRWAAAGCAVRELASEIQEAAMRITGLVQAVKGFTHMDQATMAEPLDLPTNLANTVTVLKSKARRKEVAVAIDVEPGLPRVLGFVGELNQVWSNLIDNALDAVATGGRIDVTARCESTHVVVRVIDDGPGIQPDVQARIFEPFFSTKPVGQGTGLGLDIVRRLLQHNDATIEVESVPGRTEFRVRLRVAAAPMESAS; from the coding sequence GTGTCACCGAGCGAACTGGTCGACCAACTCACGACGCACACGGTCCTCAGCGCCGCGCCGCGCGAGGAACTGGCCTGGCTGGCGGACCACGGCGTCGTGCGGCAACTGGCCACCGGCGACGTCCTGAGCGCCAGGGACGCCACCGTTGCCGGCATGTACGTGCTGCTGGCAGGACACATCGCCATGTTCGTCCAGCGGCCCTCGGGGCGCGAGAAGACGATGGAGTGGCGGACGGGCGATGTGCTCGGCGCGCTGCCGTACTCGCGCCTGTCGAGTCCACCGGGAGACACCATCGCGCAGGAGCCGTCGACCCTGCTCGCGATCGATCGCAGCCTGTTCCCCGCGCTGATTGGCGAGTGCCACCAGGTCACGGCGATCCTCGTGCACCGGATGGTCGATCGGGCGCGACTGTTCACGTCGAGCGACCTGCGCACCGAGAAGATGGCCTCGCTCGGCAAGCTGTCTGCTGGTCTTGCGCACGAGCTGAACAACCCGGCCGCGGCCATCGAGCGCAGTGCCGCGGTGCTCGACGACCGGCTCGCGCAGGCCGAGCGGGCCACCCGTGTGCTGTGCAAGGCACGCCTCGATGAAGAGCAACTGGCAGCCATCGAGGCCATGCGCTCCTCGTGTCTCGCCTCGCGCGCGGGGGGCGTCCTGTCGCCGCTGCAGCGCGCGGAACGGGAGGAGACCCTCGCCGACTGGCTCGCGGCGCACGCCCTCGACGAGACCCTGAGCCCACTGCTGGCCGAGACCGCCGTCACCCTCGACGCGCTCGATCGGATTGCCGGGCAGGTTGACGGCGACGCCCTGGACGCCGTGCTCAGGTGGGCGGCAGCCGGGTGCGCGGTGCGCGAGCTGGCCTCGGAGATCCAGGAGGCGGCGATGCGCATCACGGGCCTGGTGCAGGCGGTCAAGGGCTTCACGCACATGGATCAGGCAACAATGGCCGAGCCGCTCGACCTGCCCACCAACCTCGCCAACACGGTGACGGTGCTGAAGTCGAAGGCGCGACGCAAGGAGGTGGCCGTCGCCATCGACGTGGAGCCGGGCCTGCCCCGCGTGCTCGGCTTCGTCGGTGAGCTGAACCAGGTGTGGTCCAACCTGATCGACAACGCCCTCGATGCCGTCGCGACCGGCGGCCGCATCGACGTCACCGCCCGTTGCGAGTCCACCCACGTGGTCGTCCGCGTCATCGACGACGGTCCCGGCATCCAGCCCGACGTCCAGGCCCGCATCTTCGAGCCGTTCTTCTCCACCAAGCCGGTGGGGCAGGGCACCGGCCTCGGCCTGGACATCGTGCGGCGCCTGCTGCAGCACAACGACGCCACGATCGAGGTCGAGTCGGTGCCCGGGCGCACGGAGTTCCGCGTGCGACTGCGCGTCGCCGCCGCCCCCATGGAGAGCGCATCGTGA
- a CDS encoding serine hydrolase yields MAHAVIRAMLAALVALAVAGPAEAQAPAAAQDRVAALAPAFPEIDRAFTDYARAAHVPGMAWGVIVDGRLVHTGTFGVQDVTTQAPVTADTVFRIASMTKSFTAAAILMLRDEGKLALDDPAERYVPELKGLAYPTTDSPRLTVRHLLTHAAGFPEDNPWGDQQLALTDAQMDALMRQGIPFSTPPGLAYEYSNYGFAILGRIVTNVSGMPYRDYVRTRLLAPLGLTATTLDAPVVPAARLAHGYRWEDERWKEEPPLPDGAFGAMGGMLTSLRDLAAYVAWHMDAWPARDGAEAGPLRRSSRREMQQVWRPAPAVVRSTPAGPSLSSGGYGYGLRVSQTCAFGHVVAHSGGLPGFGSQMRWLPEYGVGLVAMGSLTYTAWSPRFDNALDALARTGALAPRPVVPLPALVGLRADVTRLIQKWDDGLADSIAANNLYLDVAKDRRRAEIAALTARHGACRADGPFLVENALRGEWVMPCERGALRVAITLAPIVPPKVQFLSVRSADTADPPKPPATCQ; encoded by the coding sequence ATGGCGCACGCGGTGATCCGCGCGATGCTCGCGGCCCTGGTGGCACTCGCGGTCGCCGGGCCTGCCGAGGCCCAGGCACCGGCCGCCGCGCAGGATCGCGTCGCGGCGCTCGCGCCCGCGTTCCCCGAGATCGACCGCGCCTTCACCGACTACGCCCGCGCCGCCCATGTGCCGGGCATGGCCTGGGGCGTCATCGTCGACGGGCGACTGGTCCACACCGGCACGTTCGGCGTGCAGGACGTCACGACGCAGGCGCCCGTGACCGCCGACACGGTGTTCCGCATCGCGTCGATGACCAAGAGCTTCACGGCCGCAGCGATCCTCATGCTGCGCGACGAGGGCAAGCTCGCGCTCGACGATCCCGCCGAGCGCTACGTGCCCGAACTGAAGGGGCTTGCCTATCCCACCACGGACTCGCCGCGCCTCACCGTGCGCCACCTCCTGACACACGCCGCGGGCTTCCCCGAGGACAACCCCTGGGGCGACCAGCAGCTCGCCCTGACCGACGCGCAGATGGACGCTCTCATGCGGCAGGGCATTCCGTTCTCGACCCCGCCCGGGCTCGCGTACGAGTACTCCAACTACGGCTTCGCCATCCTCGGACGCATCGTCACCAACGTCTCGGGCATGCCGTACCGCGACTACGTGCGCACGCGGCTCCTCGCGCCGCTCGGCCTGACGGCCACGACCCTGGATGCGCCTGTCGTGCCCGCGGCGCGCCTCGCGCACGGGTATCGGTGGGAGGACGAGCGCTGGAAGGAAGAGCCGCCGTTGCCCGATGGCGCCTTCGGGGCCATGGGCGGCATGCTGACCTCGCTTCGTGATCTGGCGGCCTACGTGGCGTGGCACATGGACGCCTGGCCTGCTCGCGACGGCGCCGAGGCCGGCCCGCTCCGGCGGTCCTCGCGCCGCGAGATGCAGCAGGTCTGGCGCCCGGCCCCCGCGGTGGTCCGGTCGACGCCGGCGGGACCGTCGCTGTCGTCGGGCGGGTACGGCTACGGACTGCGCGTGTCGCAGACGTGCGCGTTCGGACACGTGGTGGCGCACTCGGGCGGCCTCCCGGGCTTCGGCTCGCAGATGCGCTGGCTCCCCGAGTACGGCGTCGGCCTCGTCGCGATGGGGTCGCTCACCTACACGGCCTGGTCGCCCCGGTTCGACAACGCGCTCGACGCGCTGGCCCGCACGGGCGCGCTCGCGCCGCGTCCCGTCGTTCCGTTGCCGGCGCTGGTCGGGCTGCGCGCCGACGTCACCAGGCTCATCCAGAAGTGGGACGACGGGCTGGCCGACAGCATTGCCGCCAACAACCTGTACCTCGACGTCGCGAAGGACCGTCGTCGAGCCGAGATCGCCGCGCTGACTGCCAGGCATGGCGCCTGTCGGGCCGACGGACCGTTCCTTGTCGAGAACGCACTTCGAGGCGAGTGGGTGATGCCGTGCGAGCGGGGTGCTCTGCGTGTCGCGATCACGCTGGCGCCCATCGTGCCGCCAAAGGTGCAGTTCCTGTCGGTGCGCTCGGCAGACACGGCCGATCCGCCCAAACCGCCCGCCACCTGTCAGTAG
- a CDS encoding N(4)-(beta-N-acetylglucosaminyl)-L-asparaginase, with translation MPSRLNRRQFVRSGAAAAGLGLAARADGAPAILQSRPRPVVIASTNGHTRLHDGNESCVARAFRLMTGGTDVLESLIAGVNIVELDPKDTSVGYGGLPNAEGVVQLDSCCMHGPKKRAGGVAALEGVRTPSKVAYAVLQNTDHHLLVGAGAQKFARQMGFQVEDDLNTDTSRKLWLEWKRRLDPEHFLDPEKRAQASFDAGWSMVRDGLIDRDHFFGTINCDGINAKGEICGVTTTSGLAWKIPGRVGDSPILGAGLYVDGEVGAAGSTGRGEANLYGLCSFLIVEQMRAGRSPKDAGMEALRRVRANTIEKRLLHEGKPKFGLNFYILNKNGEFAGVSMYESSFAVCTENGPETRKTESLIEGKEPNW, from the coding sequence ATGCCATCCCGCCTGAATCGACGTCAATTCGTCCGGTCCGGCGCAGCGGCGGCCGGCCTCGGCCTGGCCGCCCGCGCCGACGGCGCCCCGGCCATCCTGCAGTCCCGGCCGCGGCCGGTGGTCATCGCCTCGACCAACGGCCACACCCGCCTGCACGACGGCAACGAGAGTTGCGTGGCGCGGGCATTCCGCCTCATGACCGGCGGCACCGACGTCCTCGAGTCGCTCATCGCCGGCGTCAACATCGTCGAACTCGACCCCAAGGACACCAGCGTCGGCTACGGCGGCCTGCCCAACGCCGAGGGCGTCGTGCAACTCGATTCCTGCTGCATGCACGGGCCGAAGAAGCGGGCGGGCGGCGTCGCGGCCCTCGAGGGCGTGCGGACGCCTTCCAAGGTGGCCTACGCGGTGCTGCAGAACACCGACCACCACCTGCTGGTCGGCGCCGGCGCCCAGAAGTTCGCCCGCCAGATGGGGTTCCAGGTCGAGGACGACCTCAACACCGATACGTCACGGAAGCTGTGGCTCGAATGGAAGCGTCGCCTCGACCCGGAGCACTTCCTCGACCCCGAGAAGCGCGCCCAGGCCAGCTTCGACGCGGGTTGGTCGATGGTGCGCGACGGCCTGATCGACCGTGACCACTTCTTCGGGACGATCAACTGCGACGGCATCAACGCCAAGGGCGAGATCTGCGGCGTCACCACCACCAGCGGCCTGGCCTGGAAGATCCCCGGCCGCGTCGGCGACTCGCCGATCCTGGGCGCCGGTCTCTACGTCGACGGCGAAGTGGGCGCGGCGGGCTCCACCGGCCGCGGTGAGGCGAACCTGTACGGCCTGTGCTCGTTCCTCATCGTCGAGCAGATGCGGGCCGGCAGGTCGCCCAAGGACGCCGGGATGGAGGCGCTGCGCCGCGTCCGCGCCAACACCATCGAGAAGCGCCTGCTGCACGAGGGCAAGCCGAAGTTCGGCCTGAACTTCTACATCCTCAACAAGAACGGCGAGTTCGCCGGCGTCTCGATGTACGAGAGCAGCTTCGCCGTGTGCACCGAGAACGGCCCGGAGACCCGCAAGACCGAGTCGCTGATCGAAGGCAAGGAACCGAACTGGTAA